One Salvia miltiorrhiza cultivar Shanhuang (shh) chromosome 6, IMPLAD_Smil_shh, whole genome shotgun sequence genomic window, GCGACAGTCGGTAAGAAAGAGTTGAACGGCGGCGAAGCTCACGGCGAACGAAGTGCCGCACACCACCGGAGCAGAGGAGAAGATTCCAATTTGAAGTTTTAAAGATTCagttttgaagatttgaagatgtGGTTGAAGGTTTGAATAAAGACCTGCGAAATTCACAGCTTAAGTTTTAGGCGTGAATTTAGGATTTTAGGCTGAGGGCATTTACGTCTTTTCAACTacaaagtggatagtttttatcatttttatcttagtggacattttttatctttacaatatgaaagtggccagttttatatatttgctctttttttaatataatataaataatttttatttattattttaatacaatACAAtgttaattactccctccgtcccattatttatgagacattgctttattattattattattattattattattattattattattattattattattattattattattattacacccctattttaaatagtaaaaatCCTTTAGTTAATTAAAGATTATGtgtttttataatataatataaataatttttatttattattttaatacaatACAATGtttccgtcccattatttatgagaCATTGCTTTTGAGCTcggagattaagaaaaacaAGATTAGGGAATAAATGTGTGTGTTCCCCACAATTAAGGATTGTAAactattcttattttattaattaaaaagaactTTATTTCAAACGCAGATTGGAAATTTAGGAGAGGCGACGACGACAGCTTCTAGCTGCCGTTCGCCGAAGATTTAGGGAGGCGGTGGAAGCGGGCAAACGCAATGGATGCTCGAAGGTGATTCCAACGAATTCCAGAACTAAAAATCGACAAATTAAAATTCCAGAACCAACGATTCCAACAAATTCCAAAACCAAAAATCAACAGATTCCAGAACCAAAAATCGAAATACAATAACCAAATTCACTAAATAAGATTCCAGAGCCAAATTCCAAGCAAGatcgaaattcaaaatttctATAATCAaatcaacaaaacaaaaattaaaattgcttACAAACCCAATAAAAATCAACAAACACGAGAATCATATCCCAAACCTAGAGGATCTGGAACTTGAGGGGGTGGTCGATGGTGCAATGGTGGAGGTGGAGGGGATGACGACGCTAAATTCAGAGGCAGTGGAAGGAGGGATTCACGCCGCCGTTGCAGGAGGTCCTCAAGAGTTTTGATTTGGACAAGCTTGAGTTTGGGCTCGAATAGTTGAGGCGACGACGACGCTAGACTCAGAGGCGGTGGAGGCAGGGAATCGTCCTCAAGGGTTTCGATCCGGACAAGCTTGAGTTTGGATCGAAGAGTTGAGGCGGCGAGGGTGTGGAGACGGTGAAGGGTGTAGGTGGTGAGGGTGTGGAGGCACTggagggtggaggcggcgcTAGGGTTTAGGAGATGGTGGAGAGAAGAGAGGTAGAGAGAAATGGAGGAGCCGtaagtttagagagagagagagaaatgaggcGAAATTAGGGAAGAGTTTATTTAGGGAGATAATTAgtgaattaattaaagcttaagtgaccccttattatttcctaaaatagaaaCGTGTTATTTAAgctgggacaatccaaaatggAATTCGTGTAATTAATGATGGTATTACATAATgaagtaatgttataaaaaaaaactatgatAATTTACTAATGGCTATGAACAGAATCACCCAATTTTAATTGGGTTAATTGCCGgaaaaaccatatactttttcgaaatttggttttttcccatgacaaaaaaaacctgaacagaaatccatgaattgaaCAATTTATTGCATTTTTCCCCCGCGTCTATTTTCCGGCGAAATTGAATCCGAGGTGGCAATCAGAATTCCAGCGTGTCATCGCCGACAATTGAACGAGACGAcgttgttttaattttaattaaacgacgtcgtttcatgaTTTTTTGACAGTTGAATTAGAAAATctgaaattaggatttgggaAACATTTGGAGTCGCGGTTAGGGTTCTTCGAGCAAAATGTCCGAAAGCTCGAATTCAAGAGCTTTGCAACCGGCTGCACAATGTGGATGTCGAATACCAGCCGTCCTTCGTGTATCTCACACCGAGAAAAATCCGTTTCGGCGATTCCTTTGTTGTAGCAATGTAAAGGTTGGTGTTTTttttgcatatttgtgtttTGGGTTGATCTTGTTGATAATTATGTAGTATTATAGGACGATTGTGGCATGTGGAAATGGGTGGATCCTAAGCTATTGCCGTATTACAAGACCACTGTACTGAGGTTGAAAGCTATGGAATCTGTAAAAAATCGCAAGAAGAGAAGAATTTTCGATGCTTAGGGCTGCTGTGAGGGTTTTGGGTTGAGGTGAGGTGGAAAATTAGGTGTTAGGGTGAGGTGGAAAATTAAGGTTAGGTGGCAGCCATGTTGGATCGGACCTCCATCGGAGATCGCCGGAAAATAGACGCGGGGAAAAATGCAATAAATTGTTCAATTCATGGATTTTTGTTCAggtttttttttgtcatgggaaaaaacTAAATttcgaaaaagtatatggtttttcCGGCAATTAACCCATTTTAATTAGTGGGTTTAATAGAGCCCAAATCCTTTCTATTTCGGTATTGGAGtactttcaaaaaaaataaaaaatacccaaaatgcATGGTATTTTAAATGGAAAAAATGGAGATATTGACTGTGTGGCCAACACCAACGGATAGATGGCTTCTTCTCCCTCCAATTGCTTCATTGCTGCTCCTTCTCACTCCCTCGCACCTTCAATCCGCcctcttcacaaacccttcaacCTTAATCTTCCTCACAGAACAACTACTCTCAGATTCTCCTGTATACAACGTATCAGAGCTACTCTCGATGACGGGGCCCAAATCTCCAGCGCGCCATCAGTTCTCGTTGAGGAACAAACACAACTCGATAAGGTATATTAATTGCTTTTACGTTCTTTTGATTTGCAGAAACTAGTAATGGGTTTGTGTTTCCTTGTTGGTGTTGATAGCTTTTTATATTTCCATTTGCAATCCCAGTTTCCAGAATTTGTTTCCACAGAAATTATGTGCTCTAgaacaaaagaaaataagacgtattatatatattttcacagaCAATGTTGATTGTCTTATTGGACTTTGAGAGAATCTCGAGCATGCAGCAATTTTGTTGGAGTGAATTATTTAAGTAGAAAAGAATCACAGAAATTCTCAGTTTTGTTGACCTTGATCATTAGTCTGTAATCTCTTATGTTAGTTTGGAAAGGATTTTGTGCAAGAAATCTAATTTACATTGACTGTGAATTTCAGTACCAAGTATAGTAAAATATATCATCTATAGAGAAGAGAGTCCAAGGTCAAAATGTCTTAACTGTGAACAAGTCTGACTATATGAATTTGTGAATTTGAGATCATCCGTTTTAAACGAGGGTTCGTTTGGCACACAGTTTAGGATAAGATATGATATGATTCTGATgtcttttattaattattatacagcattaatatcatgtttggcACAATGTATTAATAAATATCTGTCATATGGAATCCATTGTTCAATAATTATGATTTGTATTATGTATACCATTTGAGAGCTGCTATACAAAATCACAAAAACAtgtataatactcccttcgtcccacaagagtgtgcatcaCTTTTGGTGGCACATGTTTAATAAAAATGTTAGATGAGTGTATTAGGAGTGGAGAAAGTGATCCATTATAAAGTAAGAGTAAGAAATAAGGAGTTAGTGATGAcgtagtgtccaaaaatggcAAATGTACACtcttgtggacgtcccaaaatagaaaaaaattcacactcttatgggacggagggagtattttcaaGCTTTTGATTTGTAAAGGGCCATGTCTTTTGTACCAAACAAGATATTAGGGTGTCATAGGAGAGCACCATGTCGAATCCTTTTATACACCCTAAGCCCTACCCATACCAAACAAGCGAATGAAAAGGGTTCAAAACAACGAGTCCTTTTAGATTCGATACTTTGTCACATTCTTGAATGGAAGGACCTTGCAAAGGAGAGCACCATGTCGGCTTATATTGGCAAACTGCTTTTTCTCGCAAGGGAAACACCCTTCACCTCTCCTTTTACCTAGTGCTTGCTAGAGCATCATTTGAGATTAGTAGTTAATAACCCAAAAGTGAAGCATCATTTTGTGAAAGTTTCAAGCTCAAAATACATGTGTTAGATTTTCCTCAATGTGATACTTGACATCAGTAGTTTGCCCAATGGCTATTTCAGCAGCAGCTAACACTTCTAGCGCCTCAGATTGTGTGCAAAGTCCTAATGGCTATTTCAGAAATAACCATGAGATGGAACATATTCTTGAAACTTCTTCAGAATCTTTCTTTAGAGTGCATTTGGAATCTGAAATTCTTGTTCGGAAAAATGTTATGCTGATGTGCAATTTTATTCCGGACTGAAGTTTCTATTTCTCTATGATTCAATGCTCAATTCACATTGTATTCATGCTTGCACAAATCATGGGTAGTCATGAAATACTCGAGCTTCTGTTGATCAGGAAGTAGAGGAGTGTGTAAGAGTGCTTAAGAATGCAGCCAAGACAAGAAAAGTTCCACAAGAAGAGATTCTGAATGCTTTCACTGTGATTGAGAAAGCAAAGCTCGATCCCTCCAGGTTCCTTCAAACTCTTGGAGGAACGGAGTCACCAGGAAGGACTTGGATGCTTGTTTTTACTGCCGAGGTTATTGTTACTTTTATGCACTCATGATGCACTTGTTCTGTGCTTACTTTATCTCGTAGGCTCACATTTCTTTCCTTTTGGTGCTGATATGATAACCGGCAGAAGAAGCTAGCACGTGGTAGATATTTCCCGATCACAGCCATTCAGAGGTTTGATGCAGCCGTGAGTTTCTGGACTCTTTTAAAGCTTACCTGTGTCTGCTGTCTTTTAAATGACCAACGGATTATATTTGCTGGCTCTGCTTTAGATTAGGTTTACATAGTTCCTTTTGATCACaacatttatttattattattactattattatttttttgagaaataaataaatcaataacttAAACTCTAACAAATTACATAGTAGTTAGGCATACCCAAGGGATATAACTTGATACCTGTACAAGGTAAATCAAGTGGGGAGGGGGTATACTAAGTAAGTGAGAATAATGCATACAAACTAAATGATAAGGAGAAAGTATGTGAGGGCCTGAAAACTGTGTCAAAGTCCATATCCAATCTCCAGATCAACCCAACCAAGAGGAAATGGTGGGGTgggcctcgttaaaacccatATGGACAAAAACCCGTAGGGAACATTTATTGACATTAGATAGTATTGTTGCTGATATTTGAGCTTTACTTCCAACAAAAACGAAGTTTGTCATAGACTGGGTGGTAAATGTTCTTTTCTGAGATATGTTTGCTGCAAATATGATCAAAACCTAGAGACCGAATATGTCAATGAAGTTTCTATTTAAATGGATGTTATTATATCCTCAGCTTCTTTGTCGATTAATTTAGGTGGCCTTTAAGGATGCTGTTGTAGCATAAATTGTTTGACCAAATTTAGGTGTATTCTTGTAGAATAGGAGAAAGGCGGCTCTCTTATATAATCTAGTTAAACACTCAAATTGACAATTCAAGAAATTACGGAAGCATGAGAAGTGTGGAAGTTAGTAACAAGATACTCTACATAAATATTTCACGAAATGCTTAGCATTATCCATATCGCTATGTATAATGATACTAGCATACTTTAGTTAACCTGAATATTTACTCTGGTGTATGAATATTTTTTCGACATGCTATTTTAGGGAAAGAGGATTGAGAATGGAGTTTATCTTGGGCCTCTTGGATCACTGACCTTTGAGGGCAGGTTATCATGGAAGAAAAGAATACTTGCATTCATATTTGAAAAAATCCGGATAAAAGTAGGCCCTCTTAATCCATTTGAGGTTAGTTTTAAAGGAGATGATGAAAGGGAGCCAAACAATTCAGATCCATTTTTCATTTGGTTCTATATTGATGAGGAAATTGCTGTTGCCCGTGGCAGAAGTGGGGGAACTGCGTTTTGGGTCCGCTGTAAACGTGTTGCCTACTGATGCATTATACTTCTAGGTTTCTTGCTGTATAGAAATAACCTGCTAAGATACATTTTCTATCTTACTAAAGTTTTTTGCATTAGTTCATAAAAGAGAAATGCAAGTAGAAGATTAAATCTGTCGCGTTACcttatttgttttcttttgatttGCTCATTTCATTCCTCCGTGTTCTGGTTTTGATCTTGAAATCTGATTTATGTGATCTCCTATCATAGTCGCCTGTGATTTCATTCCGCAAACAGGAAGAAAACTACCGGACTTATAACTTAGCCTGACAAATGCATCTTGTATATGTCAAATTTTCGATACCACTGCAGGTTTGTGTCAGTTTATTGAACTGTTTCAGAAACCTCTTTGATTTCAAAcagctggaaagactcctcatATGTCTTTTATTTATCGCTCTCTGTTCTTGCATAACGACATAGAGATAGATATCTTGACGATACTGAAAATTACAAGTTGTTGTGGTCATGTTCCAAAAGATTTATAAGGATAGTTATGACAGACGCAACTCAATATTGGAGTTTGGTTGGAAGTCTTCTTCACATGACTACAACAAGACCAAAGCTTACTTTTCAAGGTTTATGCACTCACCAAGGTTAATACATGTTGGTGCGAGTTAAGGAGTCTTGAGGTATGATGTTCTGTTTGGTGGATTAGACATGATTTACTCTCGTGATAAGTTGTTCGGTTTGGTAGACTTGACCCTatacttagagggtgtttggctaagcttattttaaagagcttataagctcttggagcttataagatgtaatttttaggagcttataagttgtcaaagtatttggataattaGGCTTATAAgtttgagagagaatttttttctagagagagaaaatatttttttagagagagaaaatcgaagaaaaatatatgataaaaataataaattatagttgaataataattgtaaaatgattgttgcatatgagattataaaaaaataagttggggcagatgaacttatttttttgagagtttataagcttttggagcttataagctgtttacgagcttattttgccaaagaaagtgtttggcaaaataagctcctaaacaacttataagctgttttgaggagtttataagctcagccaaacactctcTTAGTCTCAAGATAGTGCACGTAAGACTAGTCTTGTGAATCTTGGCCTCCCCCTATGACGAAGTTGATCTACGTAAACGTAAGCCAATTCAATCTCAAGTAATCTCGAGTACCCAACACTCCTGAAAGGTACAATAGACCTCGACATTTGGCATAACAGAAGGAACATAAAACTTGAAGGCTTTGTT contains:
- the LOC130990310 gene encoding uncharacterized protein LOC130990310 codes for the protein MASSPSNCFIAAPSHSLAPSIRPLHKPFNLNLPHRTTTLRFSCIQRIRATLDDGAQISSAPSVLVEEQTQLDKEVEECVRVLKNAAKTRKVPQEEILNAFTVIEKAKLDPSRFLQTLGGTESPGRTWMLVFTAEKKLARGRYFPITAIQRFDAAGKRIENGVYLGPLGSLTFEGRLSWKKRILAFIFEKIRIKVGPLNPFEVSFKGDDEREPNNSDPFFIWFYIDEEIAVARGRSGGTAFWVRCKRVAY